A DNA window from Lutra lutra chromosome 8, mLutLut1.2, whole genome shotgun sequence contains the following coding sequences:
- the LOC125107572 gene encoding uncharacterized LOC122455340 homolog, with the protein MDFSLGLRLGPRNKKPTHQQPPQPSGHGPPAAASPCLSCPPSACFCPCPSCPLPTCSCTTYPSYAAPCPSCPSLPGPPCTCSCPPCPACPPLNCPHSSCSLCTGPHLTCGHGSPCPNYPCSKGQAACPSSCLGCSDNCGCGRGAPPGCTGRCFRGQRTSQRHCLIV; encoded by the coding sequence ATGGACTTCTCTCTCGGCCTACGCTTGGGACCTCGGAACAAGAAACCCACTCACCAACAGCCCCCTCAACCCTCCGGGCACGGCCCACCAGCAGCAGCCTCTCCTTGCCTGTCCTGTCCCCCTTCTGCCTGTTTTTGCCCCTGCCCTAGCTGTCCTCTACCCACTTGCTCCTGCACCACCTATCCCTCCTatgcagccccctgcccctcctgtccCAGCCTCCCTGGCCCACCCTGTACTtgctcctgccctccctgccctgcctgccctcccttgAATTGTCCACACAGCTCCTGCAGCCTGTGCACTGGTCCGCACTTGACCTGCGGCCACGGCTCACCTTGCCCAAATTACCCTTGCTCCAAAGGCCAAGCTGCCTGTCCCAGCTCCTGCCTGGGCTGCAGTGACAACTGTGGCTGTGGCCGAGGGGCTCCTCCAGGCTGCACTGGCCGCTGTTTCAGGGGACAACGCACCTCTCAGAGGCACTGTCTGATAGTCTAG